The following coding sequences lie in one Miscanthus floridulus cultivar M001 chromosome 9, ASM1932011v1, whole genome shotgun sequence genomic window:
- the LOC136483722 gene encoding cysteine-rich receptor-like protein kinase 43 → MASQQSLASTLPTNLPATFMKEITNDFSAERVIGHSVFGTVYEGALADGRMIAVKKLVENTLAAPGKAFDTEVTNLMAIKHENIVQLVGYCHEAQKKVIQHNGRYVIVEITESCLCYEYLPNRSLDSHIYGENSSINWDTRFEIIKGICQGLDFLHSHKELDGSLVHMNLVPNSIWLDDNWVPKLADFGLSRLFGQEQTRMYTVNVKGQNGYMAPEYLYRGEISTMSDIYSLGMIIIEITIREKNCAVSDPQDKAARKFVDIVHQNWRTDEQIIYKYPSLDSNGLQQVKACIEIGLKCVEADRKKRPSIVDIVDRLNGKRVPIFDQDSPFQHA, encoded by the exons ATGGCGAGCCAGCAGAGCCTTGCGAGTACATTACCAACAAACCTACCGGCGACCTTTATGAAGGAAATTACCAATGATTTCTCTGCTGAGCGAGTAATTGGTCATTCTGTTTTTGGAACAGTTTATGAG GGAGCTCTGGCGGATGGGCGCATGATTGCTGTGAAAAAGCTCGTTGAAAACACGCTAGCGGCACCTGGCAAAGCATTTGATACTGAGGTTACAAATCTTATGGCGATTAAGCACGAAAATATAGTACAGCTGGTTGGATACTGCCATGAAGCGCAGAAGAAAGTGATTCAGCATAATGGAAGATATGTAATTGTAGAAATAACCGAAAGCTGTCTATGCTACGAATATCTACCCAACAGAAGTCTCGACAGTCACATTTATG GTGAGAATAGTTCAATTAACTGGGACACACGGTTCGAAATAATTAAGGGGATCTGCCAGGGTCTAGATTTCCTTCATAGTCATAAAGAATTGGATGGCTCCCTAGTTCACATGAATCTTGTGCCTAACTCTATATGGTTGGATGATAACTGGGTGCCAAAGCTTGCCGATTTTGGTCTCTCGAGACTCTTTGGACAAGAGCAGACCCGGATGTATACAGTCAATGTTAAGGGACAAAA TGGGTACATGGCTCCGGAATATCTATATAGAGGCGAAATCTCCACCATGTCAGACATATATAGTTTGGGCATGATTATTATCGAGATCACGATTCGAGAGAAGAACTGTGCAGTCTCTGACCCTCAAGACAAAGCTGCAAGGAAATTTGTGGACATT GTACATCAAAACTGGAGGACAGATGAGCAAATAATATACAAGTACCCATCACTAGATTCAAATGGCCTCCAGCAAGTAAAAGCTTGCATTGAAATTGGGCTAAAGTGTGTGGAGGCTGATCGGAAAAAGAGGCCTTCCATAGTGGATATTGTTGATAGGCTCAATGGGAAACGTGTACCAATTTTTGACCAG GACTCCCCTTTCCAGCATGCGTGA